The following are encoded together in the Oncorhynchus gorbuscha isolate QuinsamMale2020 ecotype Even-year linkage group LG03, OgorEven_v1.0, whole genome shotgun sequence genome:
- the LOC124031614 gene encoding 40S ribosomal protein S10-like: protein MLMPKKNRIAIYELLFKEGVMVAKKDVHLPKHPELADKNVPNLHVMKAMLSLKSLGYVKEQFAWRHFYWYLTNEGIQYLRDFLHLPPEIVPATLRRQMRPETARPRPKGMEGERGERPARFNRDGGDRDNYRRSAAPPGGDKKAEAGAGSATEFQFRGGFGRGRGQQPPQE, encoded by the exons ATGCTGATGCCTAAGAAGAACCGTATTGCCATCTATGAGCTCCTCTTCAAAGAGGGCGTTATGGTGGCAAAGAAAGATGTGCATCTGCCCAAGCACCCTGAATTGGCCGACAAGAACGTGCCCAACCTTCATGTGATGAAAGCAATGCTG TCCTTGAAGTCACTTGGGTATGTCAAGGAGCAATTTGCCTGGCGCCATTTTTACTGGTACCTCACCAATGAAGGTATCCAGTACCTGAGAGACTTCCTCCACCTTCCACCTGAGATTGTTCCCGCCACCCTGCGCCGCCAGATGCGTCCTGAGACCGCGAGGCCCCGGCCCAAGG gtatggagggagagaggggagagaggcctGCCCGCTTCAACCGTGATGGGGGTGATAGAGACAACTACAGAAGATCTGCTGCACCGC CTGGTGGAGACAAGAAAGCAGAGGCAGGTGCTGGTTCAGCCACAGAGTTCCAATTT AGGGGTGGATTTGGACGTGGCCGAGGACAGCAGCctcctcaggagtaa